The proteins below come from a single Comamonas antarctica genomic window:
- a CDS encoding AMP-binding protein, translated as MIAIHDDSSIGDVFFEAARAYAGNSLLAVPANPARSYHPQGCEIRYADAAAQVKQLMHDYRQAGYGLGHRVGLLLESRPEHMLHKLALNALGVCCVPVNPDYRAGEFAYLIDHARLDLLLVLQSHLPAAEAALRESRHRPEVMVWEQWAQGVARAPRPAQPGQPGPDTPASILYTSGTTGRPKGCVLSHRYELAAGQAYATRGGLAHIREGVERLYNPLPLFHVNASILSFYCMLLTGGCQVQTDRFQPSRWWQEVRETRATIVHYLGVVIQLLLLQPPSPADREHCVRFGFGAGVEPQLHAAFEERFGFPLLELWGMTEMVRIMVDCHAPRQVGTRAFGRAVEGVQARAVDDLDQDVPDGTPGELVIRHSAQTPRKDFFSEYLDDPQATESAWRNGWFHTGDVVVRDAGGMFHFVDRRKNIIRRSGENIAAAEVEAQLLTHPLIEQAAVMAVADEVREEEVLACIVLRAGVPADDARAALARDIFQHCHQALAYYKAPGWIWFTPQIPTTGTQKIQKHAIFARGADPRQAAGMVDLRGMKKRG; from the coding sequence GTGCCGGCAAACCCGGCGCGCAGCTACCACCCGCAGGGCTGCGAGATCCGCTATGCCGATGCCGCCGCCCAGGTCAAGCAGCTGATGCACGACTACCGCCAGGCGGGTTACGGCCTGGGGCACCGCGTCGGCCTGCTGCTGGAAAGCCGGCCCGAACACATGCTGCACAAGCTGGCGCTGAATGCGCTGGGCGTGTGCTGCGTGCCCGTCAATCCCGACTACCGCGCGGGCGAGTTCGCCTACCTGATCGACCATGCGCGGCTCGATCTGCTGCTGGTGCTGCAAAGCCATCTGCCCGCGGCCGAGGCCGCGCTGCGCGAAAGCCGGCACCGTCCCGAAGTGATGGTCTGGGAGCAGTGGGCGCAGGGCGTGGCGCGCGCGCCGCGGCCCGCCCAGCCCGGCCAGCCGGGGCCGGACACCCCGGCCAGCATCCTCTACACCTCGGGCACCACGGGCCGGCCCAAGGGCTGCGTGCTGTCGCACCGCTACGAGCTGGCCGCGGGCCAGGCCTACGCCACGCGCGGCGGGCTGGCCCACATCCGCGAGGGAGTGGAGCGCCTGTACAACCCGCTGCCGCTGTTCCATGTGAATGCGTCGATCCTGTCGTTCTACTGCATGCTGCTCACGGGCGGCTGCCAGGTGCAGACCGACCGCTTCCAGCCCTCGCGCTGGTGGCAGGAAGTGCGCGAGACGCGTGCCACCATCGTGCATTACCTCGGTGTCGTGATCCAGTTGCTGCTGCTGCAGCCGCCGTCGCCCGCGGACCGCGAACACTGCGTGCGCTTCGGCTTTGGCGCGGGCGTCGAGCCCCAGCTGCATGCGGCGTTCGAGGAACGCTTCGGGTTTCCGCTGCTCGAGCTCTGGGGCATGACCGAGATGGTGCGCATCATGGTCGATTGCCATGCGCCGCGCCAGGTCGGCACGCGCGCCTTCGGGCGCGCGGTGGAAGGCGTGCAGGCGCGCGCCGTCGACGACCTGGACCAGGACGTGCCCGACGGCACGCCCGGCGAACTGGTGATCCGCCACTCGGCGCAGACGCCGCGCAAGGATTTCTTCAGCGAATACCTGGACGACCCGCAGGCCACCGAAAGCGCCTGGCGCAACGGCTGGTTCCATACCGGCGACGTGGTGGTGCGCGACGCGGGCGGCATGTTCCATTTCGTCGACCGGCGCAAGAACATCATCCGGCGCTCGGGCGAGAACATCGCCGCGGCCGAAGTCGAGGCCCAGTTGCTGACCCATCCGCTGATCGAGCAGGCCGCGGTCATGGCCGTGGCCGACGAGGTGCGCGAGGAGGAGGTGCTGGCCTGCATCGTGCTCAGGGCCGGCGTGCCGGCCGACGATGCCCGGGCCGCGCTGGCGCGGGACATCTTCCAGCACTGCCACCAGGCCCTCGCGTATTACAAGGCGCCGGGCTGGATCTGGTTCACGCCGCAGATTCCCACGACCGGCACGCAGAAGATCCAGAAGCATGCGATCTTTGCGCGCGGCGCCGATCCGCGTCAGGCGGCGGGAATGGTGGATTTGCGCGGGATGAAGAAGCGCGGGTGA
- a CDS encoding hydroxymethylglutaryl-CoA reductase, degradative, which yields MTRDSRLPNLRSLSPSQRLERIGDAAGLDAADRELLARPGALALDVADGMIENVVGTFELPLGIASNFRVNGKDVLVPMAVEEPSVVAAASFMARLARDSGGFFTSSSTPLMRAQIQIVGMGDPYAVRQVVLAHKAEIIERANAKDTVLIGMGGGCKDVEVHVFDSTPRGPMVVAHLIVDVRDAMGANTVNSMAEAVSPYIEQITAATVRLRILSNLADLRLARARVTLAPETLKTAEYSGEEVIEGVLDAYTFAKIDPYRAATHNKGIMNGIDPVIVATGNDWRAVEAGAHAYAVQSGQYTSLTRWEKNRQGHLVGSIELPMPVGLVGGATKTHPLARWALRVMQVQSAQELGEIAAAVGLAQNLGALRALSTEGIQRGHMALHARNIALLAGASGADIQRIAAQMAQEKEVSVDRAKVLLGAV from the coding sequence ATGACCCGTGATTCCCGCCTGCCCAACCTGCGTTCCCTGTCCCCCTCTCAGCGCCTGGAGCGCATTGGCGACGCCGCCGGCCTCGATGCCGCGGACCGCGAACTGCTGGCCCGGCCCGGCGCGCTGGCGCTCGATGTCGCCGACGGCATGATCGAGAACGTCGTCGGCACCTTCGAGCTGCCGCTGGGCATTGCCAGCAACTTCCGCGTCAACGGCAAGGACGTGCTGGTGCCGATGGCGGTGGAGGAGCCCTCGGTCGTGGCCGCGGCCTCGTTCATGGCCCGGCTGGCGCGCGACAGCGGCGGTTTCTTCACCTCATCGAGCACGCCGCTGATGCGCGCCCAGATCCAGATCGTCGGCATGGGCGACCCGTATGCCGTGCGCCAGGTCGTGCTGGCCCACAAGGCCGAGATCATCGAGCGCGCCAATGCCAAGGACACCGTGCTGATCGGCATGGGCGGCGGCTGCAAGGATGTCGAGGTGCATGTGTTCGACAGCACGCCGCGCGGCCCGATGGTGGTGGCGCACCTGATCGTCGACGTGCGCGACGCGATGGGCGCCAACACCGTCAACAGCATGGCCGAGGCGGTGTCGCCCTATATCGAGCAGATCACCGCGGCCACGGTGCGGCTGCGCATCCTGTCGAATCTGGCCGACCTGCGCCTCGCGCGCGCGCGCGTGACGCTCGCGCCCGAGACGCTCAAGACCGCCGAGTACAGCGGCGAGGAAGTCATCGAAGGCGTGCTCGATGCCTATACCTTCGCCAAGATCGATCCCTACCGCGCGGCCACGCACAACAAGGGGATCATGAACGGCATCGATCCGGTGATCGTCGCCACGGGCAACGACTGGCGCGCGGTCGAGGCCGGCGCCCATGCCTATGCAGTGCAGTCGGGCCAATACACCTCGCTCACGCGTTGGGAGAAGAACAGGCAGGGGCACCTGGTGGGCAGCATCGAGCTGCCGATGCCCGTCGGCCTGGTCGGCGGCGCGACCAAGACCCATCCGCTGGCGCGCTGGGCGCTGCGCGTGATGCAGGTGCAAAGCGCGCAGGAACTCGGCGAGATCGCAGCCGCCGTGGGCCTGGCGCAGAACCTGGGCGCGCTGCGCGCGCTGTCCACCGAAGGCATTCAGCGCGGCCACATGGCGCTGCATGCGCGCAATATTGCGCTGCTGGCGGGCGCGAGCGGCGCCGATATCCAGCGCATCGCGGCGCAGATGGCGCAGGAAAAAGAGGTCAGTGTGGACCGGGCGAAGGTGTTGCTGGGCGCGGTTTGA